The uncultured Cohaesibacter sp. genomic sequence TTTCTCTCTGACCTTTTTGGTCTTCTGCTCATAGTCGCTCAGTTCACTATCTTGCGACTTATCGCCCATGGAAAAGAGTTTTTCGGCTGCTAGTCGGTCTTTTCTGTTCACGGTTTACCCCCGCTAAAAAGTTAAGGCCAGCATCGTGCAATGCTGGCCTTAACTCTGAATTAGTCAACCAACTGCAGATTTACAGCTGATTCTTTACCATTGCGGCCGGTTTCAAGTTCGAAAGAAACTTTCTGGCCTTCGGACAGGGTGGAAAGACCGGATCTTTCAACAGCAGAGATATGAACGAAAGCGTCTTTGCCGCCTTCTTCTGGCTCGATGAAGCCGTAACCTTTGGTGGTGTTGAAAAATTTAACGGTACCAGTAGACATGGAATTCTGTTCCTTGAAGTAGTATCATCGCCCGCGACATGCGGCGACACGGCAGTATCAACATCGAATGCTGGCCGGGTAGGAACAGTATTACGAAATCAATTAGCTACCCTCTTATAAAGCTGAATGAGTCAAAAATCTAGTCTATTTTTTTGAAATCCAAGTTCCAACCTACTGTTATATAGCTCTTTTCCTATTTTTTCCTCAAGAAAAATTGTTGTGACTAGCTTTGGATAAAAAAATAGCAACCCAATGCTGCTATCTTCTTATTCTATATTTCTGCTATTAGATTTACGCGTAAGCTGCTGACCGAGAAGCTGTTTTTTTGCCTTGGCCGCTGCCTCTTTGCTTGTTCGGTGCGCCATTGCGTGACCGACTCATGTAACCATCCGGCTTGGCGCTCCCGCGAGGCTTCTTTTTGCCAAATGCAGGTTTTCC encodes the following:
- a CDS encoding cold-shock protein; protein product: MSTGTVKFFNTTKGYGFIEPEEGGKDAFVHISAVERSGLSTLSEGQKVSFELETGRNGKESAVNLQLVD